One segment of Bradyrhizobium sp. CB2312 DNA contains the following:
- a CDS encoding DUF3750 domain-containing protein, whose amino-acid sequence MLIFLFLLFAPLAASAARYFFLGDGRGNWQMADRSSAGLLPAAADHPEATIRVFAARTVRWRSIFAVHTWIVVKEKNAAIYTRYDYTAWGEPIRTNGFAPDGRWFGALPETIVAVDGERAEALIPKIRDVIENYRFRSYGDYSAWPGPNSNTFVQAALDSVPELRAVLPPTAIGKDFPYTGKWLGVTASGTGIYASLAGYFGFSIGWVEGVEVNLFGAVLGFDIRRPALKLPGLGRFGMAAGL is encoded by the coding sequence TTGCTCATCTTTCTGTTCCTCCTGTTTGCGCCCCTCGCTGCGTCAGCGGCGAGATATTTCTTCTTGGGCGATGGCCGCGGGAATTGGCAAATGGCCGACCGGTCGAGCGCCGGTCTTCTCCCCGCCGCGGCGGATCATCCCGAAGCAACCATACGGGTCTTCGCGGCAAGAACCGTCAGATGGCGCAGCATCTTTGCCGTTCACACCTGGATCGTCGTGAAGGAGAAGAATGCGGCGATCTACACAAGATATGACTACACGGCCTGGGGCGAGCCGATCCGCACCAACGGCTTCGCTCCAGATGGGCGGTGGTTCGGCGCTTTGCCCGAAACCATCGTCGCCGTGGATGGAGAGCGCGCGGAAGCGCTGATCCCAAAGATACGGGACGTGATCGAAAACTACAGGTTCCGGTCCTATGGGGATTATAGCGCCTGGCCGGGTCCCAACTCGAACACCTTCGTGCAGGCCGCACTCGACTCCGTCCCCGAGCTCCGCGCCGTCCTGCCGCCGACCGCGATCGGCAAGGACTTCCCGTACACCGGCAAATGGCTCGGCGTCACCGCGTCAGGCACCGGCATCTATGCTTCGCTTGCTGGATATTTCGGCTTCTCGATCGGCTGGGTCGAGGGCGTGGAGGTCAATCTCTTCGGTGCCGTGCTCGGGTTTGACATCCGGCGTCCGGCGCTGAAGCTACCTGGCCTTGGCCGATTTGGGATGGCCGCCGGCCTGTAA
- a CDS encoding IS110 family transposase, whose product MENYAGIDVSLELSSVCVVDAQGKILKEAKVASEPDALVEFFETLGFAVKRIGLEAGPLSQWLHAGLKGAGFETVLLETRHVKAALSAMTVKTDRKDARGIAQLIRMGWFRQVHAKSVDAQEIRALLIARKQLLGRLIDVELSIRGILRGFGLKVGPVTRRNFEARIRELVAGQATLERIAGAMLSARSALKAEYGRLHKAVLAIVRDDAVCRRLMTVPGVGPLVAITYKSAIDDPHRIVKSKAAGALFGLTPKKYQSGEKDVTGGITLAGDETVRTALYEAANVLLSRITRFSKLKRWGMDVAKRRGSKRAKVALARKLAVILHRIWVDGTTYRWAEAGSIAA is encoded by the coding sequence GTGGAGAATTATGCCGGAATCGACGTGTCATTGGAACTGTCGAGCGTGTGTGTTGTGGACGCCCAGGGTAAGATCCTGAAGGAAGCGAAGGTCGCAAGCGAACCCGACGCCTTAGTTGAGTTTTTTGAGACGCTCGGCTTTGCAGTGAAGCGGATCGGGCTGGAGGCTGGGCCGCTGTCGCAATGGCTGCATGCAGGCCTGAAAGGTGCAGGATTTGAAACAGTTCTGCTGGAAACGCGGCACGTGAAGGCCGCATTATCTGCAATGACGGTCAAGACGGATCGCAAGGATGCCCGCGGGATCGCCCAGTTGATCCGGATGGGATGGTTTCGGCAGGTACACGCAAAGTCGGTTGATGCGCAAGAGATCCGGGCACTCCTGATCGCACGCAAACAGCTTCTCGGGCGGCTGATCGATGTAGAATTAAGTATCCGAGGGATTTTGCGCGGCTTCGGTCTGAAGGTTGGCCCGGTGACGCGAAGGAATTTCGAAGCGCGGATTCGAGAGTTGGTTGCAGGCCAGGCGACATTGGAGCGCATTGCTGGTGCGATGCTTTCGGCACGATCGGCCCTGAAGGCAGAATACGGAAGACTACACAAGGCTGTGCTGGCAATTGTGCGTGATGATGCAGTCTGCCGCCGGCTTATGACAGTACCAGGCGTTGGTCCCCTGGTGGCCATCACCTACAAATCGGCGATTGATGATCCTCATCGCATTGTAAAGTCAAAGGCAGCAGGCGCGCTGTTCGGGCTCACGCCAAAGAAATATCAATCGGGAGAAAAGGACGTCACGGGCGGAATCACGCTGGCCGGCGATGAGACGGTGCGGACGGCCTTGTATGAAGCCGCCAACGTTCTGCTATCGCGCATCACGCGGTTCTCAAAACTCAAACGCTGGGGGATGGACGTCGCCAAGCGGAGAGGCTCGAAGCGCGCAAAGGTCGCCTTGGCACGCAAGCTCGCAGTGATCCTGCATCGGATCTGGGTCGATGGCACGACTTACCGATGGGCCGAAGCGGGCTCAATCGCAGCATAG
- a CDS encoding DUF2147 domain-containing protein: MRSTLVRHVLAALLSISPLGDAKAATASDPGGVWLTQSGDAKIKVSRCGNALCGRVVWLKEPIDKKTGKPQLDDHNSDPALRGRKIVGISLFIDMQAAGANKWSGRIYNADDGKTYASTVTLLPSGNLNVQGCMGTLCAGEDWTR; the protein is encoded by the coding sequence ATGCGTTCCACCCTCGTCCGGCACGTGCTCGCAGCCCTGTTGTCCATCTCGCCGCTTGGAGATGCCAAAGCCGCAACGGCCAGCGATCCCGGCGGCGTCTGGCTGACCCAGTCGGGCGATGCGAAGATCAAGGTGAGCCGTTGCGGCAACGCGCTGTGCGGGCGCGTCGTCTGGCTGAAGGAGCCGATCGACAAGAAGACAGGGAAGCCGCAGCTCGACGACCACAATTCCGATCCGGCGCTGCGTGGCCGGAAGATCGTCGGCATCTCCCTGTTCATCGACATGCAGGCGGCCGGCGCCAACAAATGGTCGGGCCGGATCTACAATGCCGACGACGGCAAGACCTATGCGAGCACGGTGACCTTGCTGCCGTCGGGCAATCTCAACGTCCAGGGCTGCATGGGAACGTTGTGCGCGGGTGAAGACTGGACGCGGTGA
- a CDS encoding cold-shock protein: MATGTVKWFNGQKGFGFIQPDDGGNDVFVHVSAVERAGLAGLAEGQKVNFETKTDKMRGKVSAENLSLA; this comes from the coding sequence ATGGCAACAGGTACTGTGAAGTGGTTCAACGGCCAGAAGGGCTTTGGATTCATTCAGCCCGACGACGGCGGCAACGATGTGTTCGTTCATGTCAGCGCAGTCGAACGGGCCGGTCTTGCAGGGCTCGCTGAGGGCCAGAAGGTCAACTTCGAGACCAAGACCGACAAGATGCGTGGCAAGGTCAGCGCTGAGAATCTCTCGCTGGCTTGA
- a CDS encoding DUF2975 domain-containing protein — MDAVRTSVREARQRWFRRLDLAFWMIWAAFPVVIWLAYRHNTTASASIAASLSPEQAKCAGIVTNPLDMSRKGQMLFWTLFLFQLSFFAVFTGILHRMVHRFARGRIFVSETLQGVWWMGIILVIWPFIDLATSNAVAYALHEIGDIKFFLPSYNLDIGTIAGGVFLMALKFVIDHAILLQSENELTI, encoded by the coding sequence ATGGATGCGGTGAGGACGTCGGTGCGCGAGGCCCGGCAGCGCTGGTTTCGACGCCTCGATCTTGCGTTCTGGATGATCTGGGCGGCATTCCCGGTGGTGATATGGCTTGCCTATCGCCACAACACGACCGCCTCCGCGTCGATTGCGGCCAGCCTCAGTCCCGAGCAGGCGAAATGCGCGGGCATCGTCACCAACCCGCTCGACATGTCGCGCAAGGGGCAGATGCTGTTCTGGACGTTATTTTTGTTTCAGCTGTCGTTCTTTGCCGTGTTCACCGGCATCCTTCACCGCATGGTGCATCGATTCGCGCGCGGGCGGATCTTCGTGTCCGAGACGCTCCAGGGTGTGTGGTGGATGGGGATCATTCTGGTGATCTGGCCGTTCATTGATCTCGCCACCAGCAACGCGGTGGCTTACGCCTTGCATGAGATCGGCGACATCAAGTTCTTCCTGCCGTCCTACAATCTGGACATCGGAACGATCGCGGGCGGGGTGTTCCTGATGGCGCTGAAATTCGTGATCGATCACGCTATCCTGCTGCAGTCCGAAAACGAATTGACGATCTGA
- a CDS encoding helix-turn-helix transcriptional regulator, with translation MPIVVNLDVMLAKRKRRLGDLADAIGISIQNLSILKTGKARAMRFSTLAAICRELDCQPGDILEYVAGEDSDGEAGEGS, from the coding sequence GTGCCGATCGTCGTGAACCTCGATGTCATGCTTGCGAAGCGGAAGCGCCGCCTCGGTGACCTCGCCGACGCCATCGGCATCTCCATCCAGAACCTGTCGATCCTGAAGACCGGCAAGGCGAGGGCGATGCGCTTCTCGACCCTGGCCGCGATCTGCCGCGAGCTCGACTGTCAGCCCGGCGACATCCTCGAATATGTCGCGGGCGAGGACAGCGATGGGGAAGCGGGCGAGGGGAGCTGA
- the rpsU gene encoding 30S ribosomal protein S21 gives MQVFVRDNNVDQALRILKKKMQREGLFKEMRRARFYEKPSAATARRKSDAVRRLLKLARKQAIRDGLIVVKPKKSVAAGNKRGAGLSSVPSGRTMEAALR, from the coding sequence ATGCAGGTTTTCGTTCGCGACAACAATGTCGATCAAGCACTGCGCATATTGAAGAAGAAGATGCAGCGTGAAGGCCTCTTCAAGGAGATGCGTCGCGCGCGATTCTACGAGAAGCCGTCGGCCGCGACAGCGCGACGAAAATCCGACGCCGTGCGGCGCCTGCTAAAGCTCGCGCGGAAGCAGGCCATTCGCGACGGATTGATCGTGGTCAAGCCAAAAAAGTCGGTCGCAGCCGGCAACAAACGGGGCGCCGGCCTATCGAGCGTGCCATCGGGGCGGACTATGGAAGCAGCCCTGAGGTAG
- the oxlT gene encoding oxalate/formate MFS antiporter, translating into MISSTDGAVTAAPLRTGFRWLQLVMGIVCMAMIANLQYGWTLFVDPIDAAHHWGRAAIQLAFTIFVVTETWLVPVEAWFVDKYGPRIVIMFGGVMIALSWVLNSYADSLTLLYAAAVVGGMGAGAVYGTCVGNALKWFPDRRGLAAGATAAGFGAGAALTIVPIATMIASSGYQQAFLTFGIGQGLIVFVLAFFIQPPRISIPPRKKQLNLPQTKIDFTPPQVLRSPIFWVMYLVFVMVASGGLMTAAQIGPIAHDYKIANTPVTLAGFQMAALTFAISLDRIFDGFGRPFFGWVSDTIGREHTMFIAFGTAAVMLLTLSAYGQNPIVFVLATAVYFGVFGEIYSLFPATCGDTFGSKFATTNNGMLYTAKGTASLLVPLASVISATYGWKAVFVVAVALNATAALMALFVIKPLRRSFILGKEAESASTATGNAKTETA; encoded by the coding sequence ATGATTTCCAGCACTGACGGCGCCGTCACAGCTGCGCCTCTTCGCACCGGTTTCCGTTGGCTTCAGCTCGTGATGGGCATCGTCTGTATGGCGATGATCGCCAACCTGCAATATGGCTGGACGCTGTTCGTCGATCCGATCGACGCCGCCCACCATTGGGGACGCGCCGCGATCCAGCTCGCCTTCACCATCTTCGTCGTCACCGAGACCTGGCTAGTGCCGGTCGAGGCCTGGTTCGTCGACAAGTACGGCCCGCGCATCGTCATCATGTTCGGCGGCGTGATGATCGCGCTGTCCTGGGTGCTCAACTCCTACGCTGACTCGCTCACCTTGCTCTACGCGGCCGCAGTCGTCGGCGGCATGGGCGCCGGCGCTGTGTACGGCACCTGCGTCGGCAACGCGCTGAAATGGTTTCCTGACCGCCGCGGCCTCGCCGCCGGCGCGACCGCCGCAGGCTTCGGCGCGGGCGCCGCGCTCACCATCGTGCCGATCGCGACCATGATCGCATCGAGCGGCTACCAGCAGGCGTTCCTCACCTTCGGCATCGGCCAGGGCCTGATCGTATTCGTGCTCGCCTTCTTCATCCAGCCGCCGCGGATCTCGATCCCGCCGAGGAAGAAGCAGCTCAACCTGCCGCAGACCAAGATCGACTTCACCCCGCCGCAAGTGCTGCGCAGCCCTATCTTCTGGGTGATGTATCTCGTCTTCGTCATGGTCGCCTCCGGCGGCCTGATGACCGCGGCGCAGATCGGCCCGATCGCGCACGACTACAAGATCGCCAACACCCCGGTGACGCTCGCCGGCTTCCAGATGGCGGCGCTGACCTTCGCGATCTCGCTCGACCGCATCTTCGACGGCTTCGGACGCCCCTTCTTCGGCTGGGTCTCCGACACGATCGGCCGCGAGCACACCATGTTCATCGCCTTCGGCACCGCCGCGGTGATGCTCCTGACGTTGTCGGCCTATGGCCAGAATCCCATCGTGTTCGTGCTTGCGACCGCGGTGTATTTCGGCGTGTTCGGTGAGATCTACTCGCTGTTCCCCGCAACCTGCGGCGACACCTTCGGCTCGAAATTCGCAACGACCAACAACGGCATGCTCTACACCGCGAAGGGCACCGCCTCCCTGCTCGTCCCGCTCGCAAGCGTGATCTCGGCGACGTATGGCTGGAAGGCCGTGTTCGTGGTGGCGGTGGCGCTGAACGCGACGGCGGCGCTGATGGCGCTGTTCGTGATCAAGCCGCTGCGCCGCTCCTTCATCCTCGGCAAGGAAGCCGAGAGCGCCAGCACCGCAACCGGTAACGCCAAGACCGAGACGGCGTAG
- the bioB gene encoding biotin synthase BioB yields the protein MLGANEGEIKKISRLEESQGAQEATQSWTSADAWAVYQLPFNDLLFRAQSVHREHFDPNRVQLSRLLNIKTGGCPEDCGYCSQSSHHATSVAATKLMEVEKIVAEARKAKASGATRYCMGAAWRNPKPRDMDAIVEVVGAVKQLGLETCMTLGMLDRDQADRLSAAGLDYYNHNIDTSERYYPSVISTRTFADRLDTLEHVREAGMKVCCGGILGMGESEQDRVDMLVTLANLPEAPESVPINMLIPIPGTPLAKAPPIGPIEFVRIVALARIMMPASFVRLSAGRSAMTDEMQALCFFAGANSIFVGDTLLTAGNPQDEADRKLFGRLGLEAL from the coding sequence ATGCTCGGCGCGAACGAAGGGGAGATCAAAAAAATCTCCCGACTGGAAGAATCCCAAGGAGCTCAGGAAGCGACGCAAAGCTGGACCAGCGCGGATGCCTGGGCGGTCTACCAGCTTCCCTTCAACGATCTGCTGTTTCGTGCGCAATCCGTCCATCGCGAGCATTTTGACCCCAATCGCGTGCAGTTGAGCCGGCTCTTGAACATCAAGACCGGCGGTTGCCCGGAGGACTGCGGCTATTGCAGCCAGTCGTCGCATCACGCCACAAGCGTAGCGGCCACCAAGCTGATGGAGGTCGAGAAGATCGTGGCCGAGGCCCGCAAGGCCAAGGCGAGCGGCGCGACGCGGTATTGCATGGGGGCGGCCTGGCGTAACCCGAAGCCGCGCGACATGGATGCGATCGTCGAGGTCGTCGGCGCCGTGAAGCAGCTCGGGCTCGAGACCTGCATGACGCTCGGCATGCTCGACCGCGATCAGGCCGACCGGCTCAGCGCGGCCGGGCTCGATTACTACAATCACAATATCGATACCTCGGAGCGTTATTATCCGAGCGTCATCTCCACCCGCACATTCGCCGATCGTCTCGATACGCTGGAGCATGTCCGCGAGGCCGGCATGAAAGTGTGCTGCGGCGGCATCCTCGGCATGGGTGAGAGCGAGCAGGACCGCGTCGACATGCTGGTCACGCTCGCCAACCTCCCGGAAGCGCCGGAGAGCGTACCGATCAACATGCTGATCCCGATTCCGGGAACGCCGCTGGCGAAAGCGCCGCCGATCGGTCCGATCGAGTTCGTGCGCATCGTCGCGCTGGCGCGCATCATGATGCCGGCCTCCTTCGTGCGACTCTCGGCCGGCCGGTCGGCCATGACCGACGAGATGCAGGCGCTGTGCTTCTTTGCCGGCGCAAACTCGATCTTCGTCGGCGACACGCTGCTCACGGCAGGCAATCCGCAGGACGAAGCCGATCGCAAGTTGTTTGGCCGGCTCGGGCTGGAGGCGCTGTGA
- a CDS encoding transcriptional regulator, whose translation MSAKKSAEPSLESIARSERRRLAAEEGAQAMADAERRTIDVRNNMARLRELREARDAADGDLRASSSPAPALKKRKTKLSR comes from the coding sequence ATGAGCGCGAAGAAATCGGCCGAACCGTCCTTAGAGTCCATCGCGCGGTCCGAGCGTCGCCGCCTGGCCGCCGAAGAAGGCGCGCAGGCGATGGCGGATGCCGAAAGGCGGACGATCGATGTCCGCAACAACATGGCGCGGCTTCGTGAGCTGCGCGAGGCCAGGGACGCGGCCGACGGAGATCTGCGTGCATCGTCGTCGCCGGCACCCGCATTGAAGAAGCGCAAGACAAAGCTGTCGCGATAG
- a CDS encoding SRPBCC family protein: MPSTVRLHRVLATSPEKIYRAFLEADAMAKWLPPNGFTCTVHHFEPRVGGTFKMSFRNFTTGNSHSFGGEYLELVPGERLRYTDRFDDPNLPGEIQVTVILKKVSVGTEVDITQAGIPDLIPPEACYLGWQESLRNLARLVEPEINQ; this comes from the coding sequence ATGCCCAGCACTGTACGACTGCACCGCGTTCTGGCCACCAGCCCCGAGAAAATCTATCGCGCCTTCCTGGAGGCCGATGCAATGGCGAAGTGGCTGCCGCCGAACGGCTTCACCTGCACCGTGCATCATTTCGAGCCCAGGGTCGGGGGCACGTTCAAGATGTCGTTCCGGAATTTCACCACGGGCAACAGCCATTCGTTCGGCGGCGAATATCTCGAGCTCGTGCCCGGCGAGCGCCTGCGCTACACTGACAGGTTCGACGATCCCAACCTGCCCGGCGAAATCCAGGTGACCGTGATCCTGAAGAAGGTGTCGGTCGGCACCGAGGTCGACATCACGCAGGCCGGCATCCCCGACCTCATTCCGCCGGAGGCCTGCTATCTCGGCTGGCAGGAATCGCTGCGCAATCTGGCGCGGCTGGTCGAGCCGGAGATCAATCAGTAG
- a CDS encoding GMC family oxidoreductase codes for MAYDPIDFKERKFVSYGAWPITYEDVSPFFEPASRFLDTGPAEFIAADVAHESGDEFSCTSLARFAGERRSQVRHGGAAVRSARIRVCLNTVVTEVLLSGDGVVTGLAVASSDGSKLSQLPVRMLVVAAGGIETTRLALNMQRDRPRLFGGEAGPLGRYYMSHLMGSIADVRFLKPQYVDLFDFRKDANGTYTRRRFQPSEATQEKWGLSNTVLWPEGAIADARHQRALLSLLFLLSGANSLGRAILPEVIRRRYSENMLGSTAGAHLRNLTPAGFKSILADANALLERWYADPRPPGFLMRNQVSQYRLAYHAEHLPNRESRVTLTGEVDRLGMNRIAIDLRFADADAASLERVHQRMSEWLKRGSLARLVLRCNPSDQQQSALRQAKDGTHQLGMTRMASSANDGVADRNLRAFGIANLYLCSTSVLPTSSQANPTLIVVALALRLSHHIARSLRAEERLASLGTHSVRAARSPPSGK; via the coding sequence GTGGCCTACGATCCGATCGACTTCAAGGAGCGGAAATTTGTAAGCTACGGAGCATGGCCGATCACGTACGAGGATGTATCGCCGTTCTTTGAACCGGCCAGTCGCTTTCTTGACACCGGCCCTGCGGAGTTCATTGCGGCCGACGTAGCTCATGAATCTGGCGATGAGTTTTCGTGCACGAGTCTTGCGCGCTTCGCGGGCGAGAGGCGTAGCCAGGTCCGGCACGGTGGGGCCGCCGTTCGATCCGCCCGCATCAGAGTGTGCCTGAACACGGTCGTGACCGAGGTTTTGCTCTCCGGCGATGGCGTCGTCACCGGACTTGCCGTGGCATCATCGGATGGATCGAAACTATCCCAACTACCCGTTCGAATGCTCGTCGTTGCGGCCGGAGGGATCGAGACGACAAGGTTAGCTTTGAATATGCAGCGCGATCGACCCAGGCTGTTCGGCGGCGAAGCTGGCCCCCTCGGGCGATACTACATGAGCCATCTGATGGGCTCGATAGCGGACGTCAGATTTCTCAAGCCGCAATACGTAGACTTGTTCGACTTCCGGAAAGACGCGAACGGAACCTATACCCGCCGCCGATTCCAGCCGAGCGAAGCAACGCAGGAAAAATGGGGGCTGTCGAACACGGTTCTATGGCCGGAAGGCGCGATTGCAGATGCGAGGCATCAACGAGCGCTGCTCTCGCTGCTATTCTTGTTGTCCGGCGCGAACAGCCTCGGGCGAGCCATCTTGCCGGAAGTCATTCGGCGCCGATACAGCGAAAATATGCTCGGAAGCACTGCTGGAGCACATCTGCGAAACCTCACGCCGGCAGGCTTCAAGAGCATTCTGGCTGACGCGAATGCGCTTTTGGAACGGTGGTACGCAGACCCTCGGCCTCCCGGTTTCCTCATGCGCAACCAAGTCTCGCAGTACAGGCTCGCCTATCATGCCGAACATCTGCCCAATCGGGAGAGCCGGGTGACTTTGACAGGCGAGGTCGATCGGTTGGGCATGAACCGGATTGCGATCGACTTGCGCTTTGCAGATGCGGACGCAGCATCCCTCGAGAGAGTACACCAGCGAATGTCGGAATGGTTGAAGCGGGGAAGTCTCGCCCGACTGGTGCTGCGGTGTAACCCATCCGATCAGCAACAGAGCGCTTTGCGGCAGGCCAAGGATGGCACGCATCAACTCGGCATGACCCGTATGGCTTCATCGGCAAACGACGGAGTCGCGGACAGGAACCTTCGCGCTTTTGGCATCGCCAACCTGTACCTGTGCAGCACGTCCGTGTTGCCAACGTCCAGTCAAGCAAATCCGACGCTGATCGTTGTGGCGCTCGCTCTGAGATTGTCGCATCACATAGCCCGCTCGCTCAGGGCTGAGGAGCGTCTCGCAAGCTTAGGCACGCACTCCGTAAGAGCCGCTCGTTCGCCTCCCTCAGGGAAGTAG
- the oxlT gene encoding oxalate/formate MFS antiporter, translating into MTDMVQATAPTAARVSDTYRWAQLAIGVAAMVMIANYQYGWTFFVPDIQKKFGWDRASIQWAFTLFVLFETWLVPVEGWFVDKYGPRIVVLVGGVLCAIGWAINAQATSLNGYYLGMIIAGIGAGGVYGTCVGNALKWFPDKRGLAAGITAAGFGAGSALTVAPIQSMIKDSGFQTTFLYFGLGQGIIICILAFFLLAPKPGQVPSVVANANIIQTRRNYQPTEVLRQPIFWLMYFMFVIVGAGGLMVTANLKPIAVDWKVDSVPVTLMAVTMTAVTFAATIDRVLNGLTRPFFGWISDMIGRENTMFIAFGMEGFGIWMLYLWGHDPVWFVLLSGFVFFAWGEIYSLFPSTCTDTFGAKFATTNAGLLYTAKGTAALLVPVANLMQQSSGTWDSVFIIAAGANILASLLAIAVLKPWRKVVVAKSTV; encoded by the coding sequence ATGACGGACATGGTGCAGGCAACGGCCCCTACAGCCGCACGCGTCAGCGACACGTATCGCTGGGCGCAATTGGCGATCGGTGTAGCGGCCATGGTGATGATCGCCAATTATCAGTACGGCTGGACGTTCTTCGTCCCAGACATCCAGAAAAAGTTCGGCTGGGATCGCGCGTCGATCCAATGGGCCTTTACGCTCTTTGTGTTGTTCGAGACCTGGCTCGTTCCGGTCGAAGGCTGGTTCGTCGACAAGTACGGCCCGCGCATCGTCGTCCTCGTCGGCGGCGTGCTCTGCGCCATCGGCTGGGCGATCAACGCACAGGCCACCTCGCTCAACGGCTACTATCTCGGCATGATCATCGCGGGCATCGGCGCCGGCGGCGTCTACGGCACCTGCGTCGGCAACGCGCTGAAGTGGTTTCCGGACAAGCGCGGTCTTGCCGCCGGCATCACGGCGGCAGGCTTCGGTGCAGGCTCCGCCCTCACCGTCGCGCCGATCCAGTCCATGATCAAGGACAGTGGATTCCAGACCACCTTCCTCTATTTCGGCCTCGGACAAGGCATCATCATCTGCATCCTCGCCTTCTTCCTGCTCGCGCCGAAGCCGGGCCAGGTGCCGAGCGTGGTGGCGAATGCCAATATCATCCAGACCAGGCGCAACTATCAGCCGACCGAAGTGCTGCGCCAGCCGATCTTCTGGCTGATGTACTTCATGTTCGTGATCGTCGGCGCGGGTGGACTGATGGTCACCGCGAACCTGAAGCCGATCGCGGTTGACTGGAAGGTCGACAGCGTGCCGGTGACGCTGATGGCGGTGACGATGACCGCGGTGACCTTCGCAGCGACCATCGACCGCGTGCTCAACGGCCTGACGCGTCCGTTCTTCGGCTGGATCTCCGACATGATCGGCCGCGAGAACACGATGTTCATCGCCTTCGGCATGGAAGGCTTCGGCATCTGGATGCTCTACCTCTGGGGCCACGATCCGGTCTGGTTCGTGCTGCTCTCGGGCTTCGTGTTCTTCGCCTGGGGCGAGATCTACTCGCTGTTCCCCTCGACATGCACCGACACGTTCGGCGCCAAGTTCGCGACCACCAACGCCGGCCTGCTCTACACCGCGAAGGGCACCGCCGCGCTGCTCGTCCCGGTCGCAAACCTGATGCAGCAGTCGTCGGGCACCTGGGACAGCGTGTTCATCATCGCGGCTGGCGCCAACATCCTGGCTTCGCTGCTGGCGATCGCGGTGCTGAAACCCTGGCGCAAGGTCGTGGTCGCCAAATCGACGGTCTGA
- a CDS encoding CBS domain-containing protein — MLVGDILRKKTPRVVTVRMNETVGIAAKLMRANNISALVVKDVVRSEGNTAVGMFTERDVVRAVAEHGANAINVKVSQLVSVQQLVSCTSSDTIEHVRHLMNRHHIRHLPVIDDYSLVSVISMRDIAAAVDEAINGTPQAAA, encoded by the coding sequence ATGCTGGTCGGAGACATTCTGCGCAAGAAGACGCCGCGCGTTGTAACGGTGCGAATGAACGAAACGGTGGGTATCGCCGCCAAGCTGATGCGCGCCAACAACATCAGCGCGCTGGTGGTCAAGGACGTGGTCCGCTCTGAAGGCAACACCGCGGTCGGCATGTTCACCGAGCGCGACGTGGTGCGTGCGGTTGCCGAGCACGGCGCCAATGCCATCAACGTCAAGGTCTCTCAACTCGTCTCGGTGCAGCAGCTCGTCTCCTGCACCTCCTCGGACACGATCGAGCACGTGCGGCACCTGATGAACCGTCATCACATCCGTCACTTGCCGGTCATCGACGATTACAGCCTCGTCTCCGTCATCAGCATGCGCGACATCGCAGCTGCCGTTGACGAGGCCATCAACGGCACGCCGCAAGCGGCAGCCTAG